From one Melospiza melodia melodia isolate bMelMel2 chromosome 4, bMelMel2.pri, whole genome shotgun sequence genomic stretch:
- the LOC134417425 gene encoding meiosis inhibitor protein 1-like isoform X4, translating to MTLRTFLERNEDVLVCDLLRSRFLQILQQLLVESSSATLQANRNLPVLLSLLFLVQLRSKGIRELDSTDFKLLHQVCNLCGKCRPRDTDLLQPSLNFLYWSLHQTTPCSQQRAVAVLLSNVSLLELLQKVLECTWLWSPPSRPASLSSEDALLCSGWLLVASLLLYQHRYNTEVHQTLSVDLTEVLNTVIFRNKKPILLLVSIMQFLRAVLRQNFSSSLLVIVGQNTAPNAAQPQPSSLQGTALHPLAMQQVFSLVVSLQNLLVHVQLQKDLLLSQAVVACLETLVEYLYVKNQDVALHIASQPWHRFLLFTLLSGGQKSFLQPEVLRLMTLFVRYQSSNIISQKEISQIIQEAAEANIAELPEATSHALHLFLSQAAVANMDFLIICPFLLALLLSQGSFTDLEKQRVDSGLEIYKKLFEVKRKDQMNALKNLIELNDINQQYKIIDIMLKGLFKVLEDSRAVLIAADVPPDGPFPQDEKIKDAYSHVVENTAFFGDVVLRFPKIVHHYFDRNSNWNSLIRWGIGFCNLTGVFEQGPHSQVLRLMAQELGISEKSPDYRNPFKTDQSEFFPSADTFQKALRDEEKRRKKEEKRKEIRKGPRISRSQSEL from the exons CCAACAGGAACCTGCCTGTTTTGCTGAGCCTTCTTTTCCTGGTGCAGCTACGGAGCAAGGGCATAAGGGAGCTGGACAGCACAGACTTCAAGCTGCTTCACCAGG TCTGTAATCTCTGTGGGAAATGCAGGCCAAGGGACACTGACCTCCTGCAGCCATCCTTGAATTTTCTGTACTGGAGCCTTCATCAGACAACACCTTGTAGTCAACAGAGAG CAGTAGCTGTGCTGCTCTCCAATGTGTCCTTGCTGGAACTCCTGCAGAAGGTTTTGGAATGCACCTGGCTGTGGTCCCCTCCTTCCAGACCTGCCTCCTTGTCATCTGAAGATGCCTTGCTGTGCTCTGGATGGCTGTTGGTGGCATCCCTTTTGCTTTATCAGCATCGCTACAATACTGAG GTTCACCAGACACTCTCTGTAGACCTTACAGAAGTCCTGAATACAGTCATCTTCAGGAATAAGAAGCCAATCCTGCTGTTAG TGAGCATCATGCAGTTCCTGAGAGCTGTCCTGCGACAGAACTTCTCCTCCTCCTTGCTGGTGATTGTtggccaaaacacagccccaaatGCTGCTCAACCACAGCCATCATCACTGCAGGGCACTGCCCTGCACCCCCTTGCCATGCAGCAGGTCTTCTCACTTGTTGTCAGTCTGCAGAACCTTCTGGTGCATGTCCAGTTGCAG AAAGACTTGCTGCTCTCTCAGGCAGTGGTTGCCTGCCTAGAAACCTTAGTGGAATACCTGTATGTGAAGAACCAGGATGTTG ctctgcacattgCTTCGCAGCCGTGGCACCGATTCCTGCTCTTCACACTACTCAGTGGGGGCCAGAAGTCCTTTCTGCAGCCAGAAGTTCTCAGGCTGATGACTTTG TTTGTGAGATATCAGAGCAGCAATATTATTTCTCAAAAAGAAATTAGCCAGATTATTCAGGAGGCAGCAGAAGCCAACATagcagagctgcctgaggccACGTCTCATGCTCTTCACCTCTTCCTTTCTCAG GCTGCAGTGGCCAACATGGATTTTCTCATCATCTGTCCCTTTCTGCTGGCCTTGCTGCTCTCCCAGGGCAGCTTCACAGACCTGGAGAAACAGAGAGTAGACTCTGGCTTGGAAATCT ataagaagctgtttgaggtgaAGCGCAAGGACCAGATGAATGCTCTGAAGAACTTGATTGAGCTCAATGACATCAACCAGCAGTACAAAATCATTGACATCATGCTCAAGGGACTCTTCAAA GTGCTGGAGGACTCCCGTGCTGTGCTCATCGCTGCTGATGTGCCTCCTGATGGGCCCTTCCCTCAGGATGAGAAGATAAAGGATG cATACTCCCACGTGGTGGAGAACACTGCCTTCTTCGGGGACGTGGTCCTGCGCTTCCCCAAGATTGTGCACCACTACTTCGACCGCAACTCCAACTGGAACAGCCTCATCCGCTGGGGCATCGGCTTCTGCAACCTGACGGGTGTGTTCGAGCAGGGACCCCACTCCCAGGTCCTGCGGCTG ATGGCTCAGGAGCTAGGAATCAGTGAGAAATCGCCTGATTACCGCAATCCCTTTAAAACGGACCAGTCAGAG TTTTTCCCCAGTGCTGACACCTTTCAGAAGGCGCTGCGGGAtgaggagaagaggaggaagaaggaagagAAGCGGAAGGAGATCCGCAAGGGCCCACGCATCTCCCGCTCACAGTCGGAGCTGTAG
- the LOC134417425 gene encoding coiled-coil domain-containing protein 134-like isoform X5, whose product MSNVGIPIACMPFFWFPLMLSMTDVWETWQCLCHTLEIEMRRYSAQSRGTKQESRRRPPSCHSFPVSSREKKDKGSYLLLIFRKRGAAFYKAQQQNMGFSCLSDTAPLPLPGVGRCLAWPQQEAAVANMDFLIICPFLLALLLSQGSFTDLEKQRVDSGLEIYKKLFEVKRKDQMNALKNLIELNDINQQYKIIDIMLKGLFKVLEDSRAVLIAADVPPDGPFPQDEKIKDAYSHVVENTAFFGDVVLRFPKIVHHYFDRNSNWNSLIRWGIGFCNLTGVFEQGPHSQVLRLMAQELGISEKSPDYRNPFKTDQSEFFPSADTFQKALRDEEKRRKKEEKRKEIRKGPRISRSQSEL is encoded by the exons ATGTCAAATGTGGGAATTCCCATCGCATGTATGCCTTTCTTTTGGTTTCCACTCATGCTGTCAATGACAGATGTCTGGGAAACGTGGCAGTGTCTCTGTCACACATTGGAGATTGAAATGAGAAGATacagtgcacagagcagaggaaCAAAGCAAGAATCTAGGAGGAGACCCCCATCCTGTCATTCCTTCCCAGTGAGTAGTAGGGAGAAGAAGGACAAAGGAAGTTACTTGTTGCTCATTTTTAGAAAAAG GGGTGCAGCGTTTTACAAAGCACAACAGCAAAATATGGGTTTCTCGTGTTTGTCTGACACTGCTCCCCTGCCTTTGCCAGGGGTGGGAAGATGCTTGGCTTGGCCTCAGCAGGAG GCTGCAGTGGCCAACATGGATTTTCTCATCATCTGTCCCTTTCTGCTGGCCTTGCTGCTCTCCCAGGGCAGCTTCACAGACCTGGAGAAACAGAGAGTAGACTCTGGCTTGGAAATCT ataagaagctgtttgaggtgaAGCGCAAGGACCAGATGAATGCTCTGAAGAACTTGATTGAGCTCAATGACATCAACCAGCAGTACAAAATCATTGACATCATGCTCAAGGGACTCTTCAAA GTGCTGGAGGACTCCCGTGCTGTGCTCATCGCTGCTGATGTGCCTCCTGATGGGCCCTTCCCTCAGGATGAGAAGATAAAGGATG cATACTCCCACGTGGTGGAGAACACTGCCTTCTTCGGGGACGTGGTCCTGCGCTTCCCCAAGATTGTGCACCACTACTTCGACCGCAACTCCAACTGGAACAGCCTCATCCGCTGGGGCATCGGCTTCTGCAACCTGACGGGTGTGTTCGAGCAGGGACCCCACTCCCAGGTCCTGCGGCTG ATGGCTCAGGAGCTAGGAATCAGTGAGAAATCGCCTGATTACCGCAATCCCTTTAAAACGGACCAGTCAGAG TTTTTCCCCAGTGCTGACACCTTTCAGAAGGCGCTGCGGGAtgaggagaagaggaggaagaaggaagagAAGCGGAAGGAGATCCGCAAGGGCCCACGCATCTCCCGCTCACAGTCGGAGCTGTAG
- the LOC134417425 gene encoding coiled-coil domain-containing protein 134-like isoform X6 → MRRYSAQSRGTKQESRRRPPSCHSFPVSSREKKDKGSYLLLIFRKRGAAFYKAQQQNMGFSCLSDTAPLPLPGVGRCLAWPQQEAAVANMDFLIICPFLLALLLSQGSFTDLEKQRVDSGLEIYKKLFEVKRKDQMNALKNLIELNDINQQYKIIDIMLKGLFKVLEDSRAVLIAADVPPDGPFPQDEKIKDAYSHVVENTAFFGDVVLRFPKIVHHYFDRNSNWNSLIRWGIGFCNLTGVFEQGPHSQVLRLMAQELGISEKSPDYRNPFKTDQSEFFPSADTFQKALRDEEKRRKKEEKRKEIRKGPRISRSQSEL, encoded by the exons ATGAGAAGATacagtgcacagagcagaggaaCAAAGCAAGAATCTAGGAGGAGACCCCCATCCTGTCATTCCTTCCCAGTGAGTAGTAGGGAGAAGAAGGACAAAGGAAGTTACTTGTTGCTCATTTTTAGAAAAAG GGGTGCAGCGTTTTACAAAGCACAACAGCAAAATATGGGTTTCTCGTGTTTGTCTGACACTGCTCCCCTGCCTTTGCCAGGGGTGGGAAGATGCTTGGCTTGGCCTCAGCAGGAG GCTGCAGTGGCCAACATGGATTTTCTCATCATCTGTCCCTTTCTGCTGGCCTTGCTGCTCTCCCAGGGCAGCTTCACAGACCTGGAGAAACAGAGAGTAGACTCTGGCTTGGAAATCT ataagaagctgtttgaggtgaAGCGCAAGGACCAGATGAATGCTCTGAAGAACTTGATTGAGCTCAATGACATCAACCAGCAGTACAAAATCATTGACATCATGCTCAAGGGACTCTTCAAA GTGCTGGAGGACTCCCGTGCTGTGCTCATCGCTGCTGATGTGCCTCCTGATGGGCCCTTCCCTCAGGATGAGAAGATAAAGGATG cATACTCCCACGTGGTGGAGAACACTGCCTTCTTCGGGGACGTGGTCCTGCGCTTCCCCAAGATTGTGCACCACTACTTCGACCGCAACTCCAACTGGAACAGCCTCATCCGCTGGGGCATCGGCTTCTGCAACCTGACGGGTGTGTTCGAGCAGGGACCCCACTCCCAGGTCCTGCGGCTG ATGGCTCAGGAGCTAGGAATCAGTGAGAAATCGCCTGATTACCGCAATCCCTTTAAAACGGACCAGTCAGAG TTTTTCCCCAGTGCTGACACCTTTCAGAAGGCGCTGCGGGAtgaggagaagaggaggaagaaggaagagAAGCGGAAGGAGATCCGCAAGGGCCCACGCATCTCCCGCTCACAGTCGGAGCTGTAG
- the LOC134417425 gene encoding coiled-coil domain-containing protein 134-like isoform X7 has product MDFLIICPFLLALLLSQGSFTDLEKQRVDSGLEIYKKLFEVKRKDQMNALKNLIELNDINQQYKIIDIMLKGLFKVLEDSRAVLIAADVPPDGPFPQDEKIKDAYSHVVENTAFFGDVVLRFPKIVHHYFDRNSNWNSLIRWGIGFCNLTGVFEQGPHSQVLRLMAQELGISEKSPDYRNPFKTDQSEFFPSADTFQKALRDEEKRRKKEEKRKEIRKGPRISRSQSEL; this is encoded by the exons ATGGATTTTCTCATCATCTGTCCCTTTCTGCTGGCCTTGCTGCTCTCCCAGGGCAGCTTCACAGACCTGGAGAAACAGAGAGTAGACTCTGGCTTGGAAATCT ataagaagctgtttgaggtgaAGCGCAAGGACCAGATGAATGCTCTGAAGAACTTGATTGAGCTCAATGACATCAACCAGCAGTACAAAATCATTGACATCATGCTCAAGGGACTCTTCAAA GTGCTGGAGGACTCCCGTGCTGTGCTCATCGCTGCTGATGTGCCTCCTGATGGGCCCTTCCCTCAGGATGAGAAGATAAAGGATG cATACTCCCACGTGGTGGAGAACACTGCCTTCTTCGGGGACGTGGTCCTGCGCTTCCCCAAGATTGTGCACCACTACTTCGACCGCAACTCCAACTGGAACAGCCTCATCCGCTGGGGCATCGGCTTCTGCAACCTGACGGGTGTGTTCGAGCAGGGACCCCACTCCCAGGTCCTGCGGCTG ATGGCTCAGGAGCTAGGAATCAGTGAGAAATCGCCTGATTACCGCAATCCCTTTAAAACGGACCAGTCAGAG TTTTTCCCCAGTGCTGACACCTTTCAGAAGGCGCTGCGGGAtgaggagaagaggaggaagaaggaagagAAGCGGAAGGAGATCCGCAAGGGCCCACGCATCTCCCGCTCACAGTCGGAGCTGTAG